A genomic stretch from bacterium includes:
- a CDS encoding clostripain-related cysteine peptidase, which produces MAGDNDLAPAMDEDLREIKRARINSSINVVVFADRGIYSESPGTFVYVKRDTFLMPVMNLGNLDSGDPTTLSFFINYLKSNFPSENYALVIWGHGKGWLKGDDFFYKSVAYDASSTNSIEVFNGELSATIPDFLFNVIIFDACLMGSVEVLLELQNKATYVIASPALVPAYGLNYTALLEAFAIQKTEDVWRRIVEDYIQYYDSLGYTVSLGVYDLSKVEMTLDIIKDAVESSYIKSTTELLKYRFKSTTYNTFSNEIADSSSDLVDLAELLRKGWGIDSLPLVLFAKGNLRFENSSFLSVYFPVSYPILKRDFSKYRCLNFERRIKFLDLVLNALRDSLMQGDTLSVHYIKGKGGYTLFLKNLIKASKWQCELRVEKEGTIKQTVYFNSEKFFLKLTPGLYRFYLRVITNNSNYFYSLFINPDTLRVEDWDTPFHNSIVSSLEDGFDILGRKSQRAKILFKDYKKYIVY; this is translated from the coding sequence ATGGCAGGAGATAACGACCTGGCTCCTGCAATGGATGAAGACCTGAGGGAGATAAAAAGAGCAAGGATAAATAGCAGTATAAATGTCGTTGTATTTGCAGATCGTGGAATTTATTCAGAAAGCCCGGGAACTTTTGTTTATGTAAAGAGAGACACTTTTCTTATGCCCGTTATGAACCTTGGTAATTTAGATAGTGGGGATCCAACAACTCTTTCTTTTTTTATTAATTATTTGAAAAGCAATTTCCCTTCGGAGAATTACGCCCTTGTCATCTGGGGGCATGGTAAAGGGTGGTTGAAAGGAGATGATTTTTTTTACAAAAGCGTTGCATATGATGCCTCTTCAACCAATTCTATAGAGGTTTTTAATGGAGAACTATCTGCAACTATTCCTGATTTCCTTTTTAATGTTATAATTTTTGATGCCTGTCTTATGGGAAGTGTGGAGGTATTATTGGAACTGCAAAATAAAGCCACATATGTAATAGCTTCACCTGCTCTTGTGCCTGCCTACGGTTTAAATTACACTGCACTACTCGAAGCTTTTGCCATCCAGAAAACTGAGGATGTATGGAGAAGGATTGTGGAAGATTACATTCAATATTACGATTCTTTGGGTTATACCGTTTCCCTTGGAGTTTACGATCTTTCTAAGGTAGAAATGACACTGGATATTATAAAAGACGCTGTAGAATCAAGTTACATCAAATCTACAACCGAACTTCTCAAATATCGTTTCAAATCCACGACCTATAACACATTTTCAAACGAAATTGCTGATTCTTCATCTGACCTTGTGGATCTTGCTGAACTTCTCAGGAAGGGATGGGGTATAGATTCATTGCCTCTTGTCCTTTTTGCAAAGGGAAACCTTCGCTTTGAAAACTCAAGCTTTCTTTCGGTCTACTTTCCGGTGAGTTACCCTATTTTAAAAAGGGATTTTTCTAAATACAGGTGCCTGAATTTTGAGAGAAGGATTAAATTTTTGGACCTCGTTTTAAATGCATTAAGGGATTCCCTTATGCAAGGGGATACCTTGAGTGTGCATTACATTAAAGGAAAAGGCGGGTATACGCTATTTTTAAAAAATCTTATAAAGGCAAGTAAATGGCAATGTGAATTGCGCGTGGAAAAGGAAGGAACAATAAAACAGACGGTTTACTTCAATTCAGAAAAGTTTTTTCTAAAGTTAACTCCAGGGCTCTACAGATTTTACTTAAGGGTAATCACAAACAACTCAAATTACTTCTATTCCCTCTTTATCAATCCTGATACATTAAGGGTTGAGGACTGGGACACACCCTTCCATAATTCGATCGTAAGTAGTCTTGAAGACGGTTTTGATATCCTTGGACGAAAGTCTCAAAGAGCAAAAATCCTTTTCAAGGACTATAAAAAGTACATTGTTTACTGA
- a CDS encoding PorV/PorQ family protein, producing MKKILISLIIVGLASAAFLEKPTFTKVGFTGATFLKVNTSARLQALGGAFIAISDDINALSINPAGLKNLKETAVLANYTDWIGDFTYSYLAYAMPLPYGALGIQVGFMNYGSFEETTLEEPDGTGNTFSASGSFVGFSYARALTDKLGVGITLKYIREAIARESASGFAFDIGTHYNTGFKNLRIAMSMQNYGSDLSFKGPDLDISGIPDDWVEYYNYGGSPLPTSFKTAPYKLPLVFRIGIAADLVSLPKHSLTYALDIQHPSDGSEKVMTGFEYIFDKMLSLRFGYKLDPDRTYDEWDEGNYTYGLSGGLGLKLGFGPSRIGIDYAVMDNGFLGLNHFVTLTYSF from the coding sequence ATGAAGAAGATATTAATTTCACTTATCATTGTTGGGTTAGCTTCGGCAGCCTTCCTGGAGAAGCCCACCTTCACAAAGGTGGGCTTTACCGGAGCCACCTTCCTTAAGGTAAACACCAGTGCGAGGCTTCAGGCTCTTGGTGGTGCCTTTATTGCCATTTCCGATGATATCAATGCCCTTTCCATAAATCCCGCCGGCCTTAAGAATCTGAAAGAGACCGCTGTCCTTGCCAACTATACTGACTGGATTGGTGACTTTACTTACAGCTACCTTGCCTACGCGATGCCGCTTCCATACGGTGCTCTTGGAATTCAAGTTGGTTTTATGAACTACGGGTCTTTTGAGGAAACTACCCTTGAAGAGCCAGATGGCACGGGTAATACCTTTAGTGCCTCGGGAAGCTTTGTCGGCTTTTCCTACGCAAGGGCATTAACTGACAAGCTCGGTGTCGGTATCACCCTTAAGTATATAAGGGAAGCAATTGCAAGGGAGTCTGCGTCTGGTTTTGCCTTTGATATTGGTACTCACTACAATACCGGGTTTAAGAACCTCAGGATCGCAATGTCCATGCAGAACTATGGGTCTGACCTCTCCTTTAAAGGTCCTGATCTTGATATTAGTGGTATTCCTGATGATTGGGTTGAATACTACAATTACGGAGGTTCACCTCTTCCCACATCCTTCAAAACTGCTCCCTATAAATTACCTCTTGTCTTCAGAATTGGTATTGCAGCAGACCTTGTTTCTCTTCCTAAACATAGTCTAACTTATGCCCTGGATATTCAGCACCCCAGTGATGGTTCCGAAAAGGTTATGACCGGCTTTGAATATATTTTTGATAAAATGCTTTCACTTAGATTCGGTTATAAACTTGATCCTGACAGGACTTACGATGAATGGGATGAGGGGAATTACACGTACGGTCTTTCCGGTGGTCTTGGCTTAAAACTCGGTTTTGGTCCTTCTCGTATTGGAATTGATTACGCTGTTATGGATAACGGTTTTCTCGGTCTCAATCACTTTGTGACTCTCACCTACTCCTTCTAA
- a CDS encoding T9SS type A sorting domain-containing protein: MLSIILSVLLAGIPVLPRPHEDVNMGGAKIDPSQPPAVEIHTAPDGQGWRIPIMSGDAHNNLIWIDANTLGYLGADNSGDATNYFEGASAWYSTDGGQTWEKYNINSTLINRSYPDAYYDPITGTPWYAYQIRVAGTPSIVYVAKDEGVALGAPGLFTGSQVTNGEGTYGEWLPTVVAKGDTVVVSYMKYDLGVGACKTSFDGGATWGNEVIIDENQVLDNPNLLLVGENTLVFFSFDPDVIDTIIFWKSNDWGQTWEGPFKLESSAAQYGFASWWYSYVGVAYQGKAHVLAVMGPAGIENGALYDYVFDPADNSITEEFVLGDIVPVIDTTTGDTTGWDIGIPQARTPSVAVTQDGSKLVAMFMNYEETGTYSDLYFMVYDGSSWSEYAPIFAVQDTFDEGRGDFCPVVYDDGDYLNLYFVCSSGSNNYANVYFASSQVVIPSVDETRPSFAFSVRPTIVTGNMNVEFALPKASNVDISVYNVSGQKVKTLYSGSLNAGSHRMSFDSSFGKGIYFVTVTVDGKSTARKIVVK, from the coding sequence ATGCTAAGTATAATACTGTCTGTGCTCCTGGCAGGTATACCTGTCCTGCCAAGGCCCCATGAGGATGTCAACATGGGGGGCGCAAAGATAGATCCATCCCAGCCACCTGCTGTGGAGATACACACCGCCCCTGATGGTCAGGGATGGCGTATCCCCATCATGTCTGGTGATGCCCACAACAACCTCATATGGATAGACGCGAATACCCTTGGCTATCTCGGTGCGGATAATTCAGGAGATGCCACAAATTACTTTGAAGGTGCATCTGCATGGTACTCCACAGATGGTGGTCAAACATGGGAAAAGTACAATATTAATTCAACTCTAATAAATAGAAGCTATCCTGATGCTTACTATGACCCGATAACTGGCACTCCTTGGTATGCCTACCAGATTAGGGTTGCAGGTACGCCTTCAATAGTTTATGTTGCTAAGGACGAAGGAGTTGCTTTAGGTGCCCCCGGACTCTTTACGGGGTCTCAGGTTACGAACGGCGAGGGGACTTATGGTGAGTGGCTCCCTACCGTTGTTGCTAAGGGTGATACGGTTGTTGTTTCTTATATGAAGTATGACCTTGGTGTTGGTGCCTGCAAGACTTCCTTTGATGGTGGAGCAACATGGGGCAATGAGGTTATAATTGATGAAAACCAGGTGCTTGATAACCCCAACCTTCTCCTTGTTGGCGAAAACACCTTAGTTTTCTTCTCCTTTGATCCTGACGTTATTGATACTATAATCTTCTGGAAATCCAATGACTGGGGTCAGACCTGGGAGGGGCCATTTAAACTGGAATCCTCTGCTGCTCAGTACGGATTTGCATCCTGGTGGTATTCTTATGTTGGTGTTGCTTACCAGGGCAAAGCCCATGTATTAGCAGTGATGGGTCCAGCTGGAATTGAGAATGGCGCACTCTACGACTATGTCTTTGATCCCGCGGACAATTCCATAACAGAGGAGTTTGTGCTTGGAGACATCGTCCCGGTGATTGATACAACAACTGGCGATACAACAGGCTGGGATATTGGCATCCCCCAGGCAAGAACACCGAGTGTTGCTGTGACTCAGGATGGCTCCAAGCTTGTTGCCATGTTTATGAACTACGAAGAAACAGGTACTTACAGTGATCTATATTTCATGGTATATGATGGAAGCAGCTGGTCAGAATATGCTCCTATCTTCGCTGTTCAGGATACCTTTGACGAGGGTAGAGGCGACTTCTGCCCTGTAGTATACGATGATGGTGACTATCTGAACCTTTACTTTGTATGTTCGAGTGGCTCAAACAATTATGCAAACGTCTATTTTGCAAGCTCGCAGGTTGTTATTCCTTCAGTTGATGAAACAAGACCATCCTTTGCCTTCAGTGTAAGGCCGACGATTGTTACTGGAAATATGAATGTTGAATTTGCTCTTCCTAAGGCTTCCAACGTTGATATTTCTGTTTACAATGTCTCCGGTCAGAAGGTAAAGACCCTCTATAGTGGAAGCCTGAATGCAGGCAGCCACAGAATGAGCTTTGATTCCAGCTTTGGTAAGGGAATCTACTTCGTCACCGTTACGGTGGATGGCAAGTCCACTGCAAGGAAGATAGTGGTGAAGTAA